A DNA window from Carnobacterium funditum DSM 5970 contains the following coding sequences:
- a CDS encoding KH domain-containing protein encodes MADMNDLILTIVRPLVNYPERLIIDIVEKDEFSEYQLSVHPDDIGRLIGKKGRVAKAIRAIIYSVKVEGPKRTRLIIQNSQNS; translated from the coding sequence ATGGCTGACATGAATGATTTAATTCTTACCATTGTTCGTCCACTTGTTAATTATCCGGAAAGATTAATAATTGATATTGTTGAAAAAGATGAATTTTCAGAATATCAATTATCCGTCCATCCTGATGATATCGGACGACTAATAGGGAAAAAAGGTCGCGTAGCAAAAGCTATTCGAGCAATTATCTACAGTGTTAAAGTCGAAGGGCCAAAACGCACAAGACTAATTATTCAAAATAGCCAGAATTCTTGA
- the rpsP gene encoding 30S ribosomal protein S16 — translation MAVKIRLKRMGSKRNPFYRIVVADSRAPRDGRFIEPVGTYNPVVSPAEVKLNEELVLKWLAEGAQPSDTVRNILSKEGVMKKFHDSKNSK, via the coding sequence ATGGCAGTAAAAATCCGCTTGAAACGCATGGGTTCTAAAAGAAATCCGTTTTATCGTATAGTAGTTGCAGATTCTCGCGCTCCACGTGATGGACGTTTTATCGAACCAGTAGGCACATACAACCCAGTTGTTAGCCCAGCTGAAGTGAAATTGAATGAAGAATTAGTATTGAAATGGTTAGCTGAAGGTGCGCAACCATCTGATACAGTTCGTAATATCCTTTCAAAAGAAGGCGTTATGAAAAAATTCCATGATTCAAAAAATAGCAAATAA
- the ftsY gene encoding signal recognition particle-docking protein FtsY, producing MGFFDKIKRAFTGEEKIETTEVSEKYEKGLEKTRKSFSSRMNELFANFRTVDEDFFEELEEILIGADVGYEASMEISDALRQEVKLKNAKSEGEVQQVIIEKMVEIYEKDNTEKPEINFNKNGLSVILVVGVNGVGKTTTIGKMAKRYQSEGKKVVLAAGDTFRAGAIEQLVVWGERVGAQVVTGKAGSDPAAVVFDAVRQAKQQEADILIVDTAGRLQNKVNLMNELEKMKRVIEKEVSNGPHEVLLVLDATTGQNAMVQAKQFKQTTNVTGIVLTKLDGTAKGGIVLAIRKELDIPVKLVGLGEAVDDLQEFDPGEYIYGLFSALIKDSM from the coding sequence ATGGGGTTTTTTGATAAGATAAAACGAGCATTTACAGGAGAAGAAAAAATTGAAACAACCGAAGTGTCAGAAAAATATGAAAAAGGATTAGAAAAAACACGCAAATCTTTTTCAAGTCGGATGAATGAACTTTTTGCAAACTTCAGAACAGTCGATGAAGATTTCTTTGAAGAATTAGAAGAAATTCTTATCGGAGCAGATGTCGGTTATGAAGCATCGATGGAAATTAGTGATGCTTTACGACAAGAAGTTAAGTTGAAAAATGCTAAGAGTGAAGGTGAAGTACAACAAGTTATTATTGAAAAAATGGTCGAAATTTATGAAAAAGATAATACTGAAAAACCAGAAATTAATTTTAACAAAAACGGTTTATCTGTTATCTTGGTAGTAGGAGTAAATGGTGTAGGTAAAACGACCACTATTGGAAAGATGGCAAAACGTTATCAATCAGAAGGTAAAAAAGTTGTTCTGGCTGCAGGAGATACTTTTAGAGCAGGAGCGATAGAGCAACTAGTTGTATGGGGAGAGCGAGTTGGAGCTCAAGTCGTAACAGGAAAAGCCGGTAGTGATCCGGCGGCAGTTGTGTTTGATGCTGTACGTCAAGCTAAGCAACAAGAAGCAGATATTTTGATTGTTGATACAGCTGGACGTTTGCAAAATAAAGTTAATCTAATGAATGAATTAGAAAAAATGAAACGTGTCATCGAAAAAGAAGTTAGTAACGGACCACATGAAGTTTTACTAGTTTTAGATGCAACTACTGGTCAAAATGCTATGGTGCAAGCTAAACAATTTAAGCAAACAACGAACGTGACTGGAATTGTCTTAACAAAATTAGATGGAACGGCTAAAGGTGGAATTGTCTTAGCTATCCGTAAAGAATTGGATATTCCGGTTAAGTTAGTTGGTTTAGGTGAAGCAGTAGATGACTTACAAGAGTTTGATCCAGGCGAGTATATCTACGGATTATTCAGTGCATTGATTAAGGATTCGATGTAA
- the rimM gene encoding ribosome maturation factor RimM (Essential for efficient processing of 16S rRNA) translates to MTELYNVGKIVNTQGIKGEVRVISRTDFPEKRYKKGSKLLLDQPGNKMIELIVASHRKHKMFDILSFQDHSNINDVEKYRDGILKVTSDQLGDLPENEYYLHQIIGLSVQDEEGQELGEVTEVLSPGANDVWVIKRPKGKDLLIPYIEDIVLNVDLENKHVTIHVMEGLLD, encoded by the coding sequence ATGACTGAATTATATAATGTAGGTAAAATTGTGAATACTCAAGGAATTAAAGGAGAAGTCCGTGTTATTTCGAGAACAGATTTTCCAGAAAAGCGTTACAAGAAGGGCTCGAAATTATTGCTTGATCAACCTGGTAATAAAATGATTGAATTGATAGTCGCAAGTCATCGGAAACACAAAATGTTTGATATACTTTCTTTTCAAGATCACTCTAATATCAACGATGTTGAAAAATACCGTGATGGAATTTTAAAAGTAACCTCTGATCAATTGGGAGACTTACCAGAAAATGAATATTACTTGCATCAAATTATTGGATTATCTGTTCAAGATGAAGAAGGGCAGGAACTTGGGGAAGTTACAGAAGTATTATCTCCTGGAGCAAACGATGTTTGGGTAATAAAACGTCCTAAGGGCAAAGATCTATTGATTCCTTATATTGAAGATATCGTATTAAATGTTGACTTAGAAAATAAACACGTTACCATTCATGTGATGGAAGGGTTATTAGATTAA
- the trmD gene encoding tRNA (guanosine(37)-N1)-methyltransferase TrmD, translating into MKIDILTLFPRMFEGPLTESIIGKAVDKKLVDISVRNFRDYSENKHRNVDDYPYGGGAGMLLTAQPIFSALDAIKSENPETKKRVILLDPAGVPFTQSLAEELTEESHLVFICGHYEGYDERIRTLVTDEISLGDFILTGGELGAMVIIDAAVRLLPEVLGNEESAKADSHSTGLLEHPQYTRPADFRGMKVPDVLISGNHKKIAEWQEKESLRRTYLRRPDMLTETVFTKDQKKWLDEIINEK; encoded by the coding sequence ATGAAAATTGATATTTTAACTTTATTTCCCAGAATGTTTGAAGGTCCGTTAACAGAATCAATTATTGGAAAAGCAGTTGATAAAAAATTAGTAGACATCTCAGTAAGAAATTTTCGTGATTATTCCGAAAATAAACACCGTAATGTGGACGATTATCCCTATGGTGGAGGAGCAGGTATGTTGTTGACCGCTCAACCTATATTTAGTGCTTTAGATGCTATTAAGTCTGAAAATCCTGAGACAAAGAAAAGGGTTATTTTATTAGATCCAGCAGGGGTTCCATTCACACAAAGTCTTGCTGAAGAATTAACTGAAGAAAGTCATTTAGTTTTCATCTGTGGTCATTATGAAGGCTATGATGAAAGGATACGGACACTAGTGACGGATGAAATTTCTCTTGGAGATTTCATTTTAACTGGTGGAGAATTGGGAGCGATGGTTATTATTGATGCTGCTGTTCGTTTATTGCCGGAAGTTTTAGGCAATGAAGAATCTGCTAAAGCAGATTCACATTCAACAGGCCTTTTGGAACATCCTCAATACACAAGACCTGCAGACTTTCGAGGAATGAAAGTACCTGATGTTTTAATTAGTGGAAACCATAAAAAAATTGCAGAATGGCAAGAAAAAGAATCTTTGCGCCGAACATATTTGAGAAGACCAGATATGTTGACAGAAACAGTATTTACAAAAGACCAAAAAAAATGGTTAGATGAAATAATAAATGAAAAATAA
- the rplS gene encoding 50S ribosomal protein L19: MNLIESITNEQLREDIPAFRPGDTVRVHAKIVEGTRERIQLFEGVVIKRRGAGVSETYTVRKISNGVGVERTFPLHTPRVAIIEVIRFGKVRRAKLYYLRALHGKAARIKEVRR; encoded by the coding sequence ATGAACTTAATTGAATCAATCACAAACGAACAATTACGCGAAGATATTCCGGCTTTCCGTCCAGGAGATACCGTCCGTGTTCACGCTAAAATTGTTGAGGGTACTAGAGAACGTATCCAATTGTTTGAAGGCGTAGTAATAAAACGTCGTGGAGCTGGAGTTAGCGAAACATATACTGTTCGTAAAATTTCTAATGGTGTTGGTGTGGAACGTACATTCCCATTGCATACTCCACGTGTTGCAATAATCGAAGTTATCCGCTTTGGTAAAGTTCGTCGTGCTAAATTATACTACTTGCGTGCATTACATGGTAAAGCAGCTCGTATTAAAGAAGTACGTCGTTAA
- the yidA gene encoding sugar-phosphatase, translating into MIKLIAIDLDGTLLTKDRIISDENKQAIKKAKEQGIKVVLCTGRPLLGMIHYLEELGLRESGDYGITYNGGLVQKTDTGEILSQKTLSREDTQELYNLSQDINIPCNFIDLEKVYEPPYPVGRDSLYPTVMNALPFVPVFLEDLSEDLAVNKIVFCYEEESLDEAITKIPSEFFERFNIMKSRPVLLELLNKEVDKGKGIAILCERLGIETHEVMAIGDEANDFAMIEFAGMGVAMENATSEIKGIAQFITKNNNDHGVAHAIKKFALQ; encoded by the coding sequence ATGATTAAATTAATTGCGATTGACCTAGATGGTACCTTGTTAACGAAAGATCGAATAATTTCCGATGAAAATAAACAGGCTATTAAAAAAGCAAAAGAACAAGGAATAAAAGTTGTTTTGTGCACAGGTAGACCACTTTTAGGAATGATTCATTACTTAGAAGAGTTAGGCTTGAGAGAATCAGGAGACTATGGAATTACTTATAATGGTGGATTAGTTCAAAAAACGGATACTGGTGAAATTTTATCGCAAAAGACATTGTCAAGAGAAGATACACAAGAATTGTATAACTTGAGTCAAGATATCAATATTCCTTGTAATTTCATTGATTTAGAAAAAGTATACGAACCTCCTTATCCTGTGGGACGAGATTCTTTGTATCCAACCGTGATGAATGCTTTACCATTTGTACCGGTTTTTCTTGAGGACCTTTCTGAAGATTTAGCTGTGAATAAAATAGTTTTTTGTTATGAAGAAGAATCTTTAGATGAGGCCATTACTAAAATACCCTCAGAATTTTTTGAAAGATTTAATATAATGAAGTCTAGACCCGTTTTACTGGAATTGTTGAATAAAGAAGTAGATAAGGGTAAAGGAATCGCTATTCTTTGTGAGCGGTTAGGAATAGAGACTCATGAAGTAATGGCTATAGGTGATGAGGCCAATGATTTTGCAATGATTGAATTTGCTGGAATGGGAGTAGCTATGGAAAATGCCACTTCTGAAATAAAAGGAATAGCTCAGTTTATAACTAAAAATAATAATGATCATGGTGTGGCCCATGCTATTAAAAAATTTGCTCTCCAATAA
- the ffh gene encoding signal recognition particle protein, whose product MAFEGLSERLQNAMAKMRRKGKVSEADVKEMMREVRLALLEADVNFKVVKDFVKIVSERAVGSEVLESLSPSQQILKIVSEELTTLMGGEQSTIQMAAKAPTVVMMVGLQGAGKTTTAGKLVNHLRKTQNKRPMMIAADIYRPAAIQQLETLGEQLDIPVFSMGDQVSPVEIAKQGIQKAKDDHRDFVIIDTAGRLQIDEKLMTELSDIKAAVNPTEIFLVVDAMTGQEAANVAASFNEQLNITGVILTKLDGDTRGGAALSIRSVTGKPIKFVGQGEKLEALEPFYPDRMANRILGMGDMLTLIEKAQQDFDEKKNEEMTKKLKDNSFDFNDFIDQMDQVSNMGPIEDIIKMIPGMSNAPGLENLQIDPKDTARMKAIVLSMTPKERKNPDLLSQSRRRRIARGSARPIAEVNRMIKQFNESKKMMSKMTKGNFDGMDGMFGQGVKGKMGKMAMKSMTRKNKKKVKKKNKKKR is encoded by the coding sequence ATGGCATTTGAAGGATTATCAGAAAGATTGCAAAATGCGATGGCAAAAATGCGTCGCAAAGGTAAGGTATCAGAAGCAGATGTAAAAGAAATGATGCGCGAAGTAAGACTAGCTTTGCTAGAAGCAGATGTTAACTTCAAAGTAGTAAAGGATTTTGTGAAAATTGTTAGTGAACGTGCTGTTGGATCAGAAGTATTAGAAAGTCTTTCACCAAGTCAACAAATTTTAAAAATTGTTAGTGAAGAGTTGACAACCTTAATGGGTGGCGAGCAAAGCACAATTCAAATGGCAGCAAAAGCTCCAACTGTAGTTATGATGGTTGGGCTACAAGGAGCAGGTAAAACGACAACTGCGGGTAAATTAGTAAATCATTTAAGAAAAACACAAAATAAACGTCCAATGATGATAGCAGCCGATATTTATCGTCCTGCTGCTATTCAACAATTAGAAACATTGGGAGAACAATTGGATATTCCAGTATTCTCGATGGGAGATCAAGTCAGTCCTGTAGAAATTGCTAAACAAGGGATTCAAAAAGCGAAAGATGACCATCGAGATTTTGTTATTATTGATACGGCTGGACGCTTGCAAATAGATGAAAAGCTTATGACAGAGCTCTCTGATATAAAAGCTGCTGTCAATCCTACAGAAATTTTCTTAGTAGTAGACGCAATGACAGGCCAAGAAGCGGCGAACGTTGCAGCTTCATTTAATGAACAGCTAAATATTACGGGTGTAATCTTGACGAAATTAGATGGCGATACTCGTGGCGGGGCAGCTCTTTCTATTCGCTCAGTAACCGGGAAACCAATTAAATTTGTTGGCCAAGGTGAGAAATTAGAAGCATTAGAACCGTTTTATCCAGACAGGATGGCAAATAGAATTCTAGGTATGGGCGATATGCTTACTCTAATCGAGAAAGCTCAACAGGATTTTGATGAGAAGAAAAATGAAGAAATGACAAAAAAATTAAAAGATAATAGTTTTGATTTTAATGACTTCATTGATCAAATGGACCAAGTTAGTAATATGGGGCCAATAGAAGATATCATTAAAATGATTCCAGGCATGAGCAATGCGCCGGGACTTGAGAACCTTCAAATAGATCCAAAAGATACAGCGCGTATGAAAGCTATCGTTTTATCTATGACACCTAAAGAGCGTAAGAATCCTGATCTGTTATCTCAAAGCAGAAGACGGAGAATTGCGAGAGGCTCAGCACGACCAATTGCAGAAGTTAACCGCATGATTAAACAATTTAATGAATCGAAAAAAATGATGAGCAAAATGACTAAAGGAAACTTTGATGGAATGGATGGTATGTTTGGTCAAGGTGTTAAAGGAAAAATGGGTAAGATGGCGATGAAATCTATGACTCGTAAAAATAAAAAGAAGGTCAAAAAGAAAAATAAAAAGAAGCGTTAA
- a CDS encoding putative DNA-binding protein — MEIERTNRMNAFFDFYGSLLTEKQQKYMLLYFADDYSLGEIAEDFDVSRQAIYDNIRRTEQILTDYEKKLHLVENFNQTEKTLDEFSSYITTHYPNDSRLQSYIQKLKKESAE; from the coding sequence ATGGAAATAGAACGAACGAACCGCATGAATGCGTTTTTCGATTTTTATGGATCTTTACTCACTGAAAAGCAACAAAAATATATGTTGCTTTATTTTGCAGATGATTATTCTTTGGGTGAAATTGCAGAAGATTTTGATGTGAGCCGACAAGCTATATATGATAACATTAGGAGAACAGAACAAATTTTAACAGATTATGAAAAAAAACTTCATTTGGTAGAAAACTTTAATCAGACAGAAAAAACGCTTGATGAGTTTTCAAGCTATATAACCACTCATTACCCAAATGATAGTAGATTACAAAGTTATATTCAAAAGTTGAAAAAAGAATCAGCAGAATAA